GTGGCTGCAGATGTATAATGGTGCGGAGACCCAAAAGGGACGGTGAAAGCAGTTGAACGGTTGACAACTTCACCTTCCCCTACCGCCTGGTGCAGTAAGCGCTTGGCGCCCCCAAGGGCCCACCTTACTCTATGGCTGGAAGGCATTTGCTCCCTTCTCTggcttctttgcatttttctgaccTCTTGGGGCAGCGGTGACTCACATGGATGTTAAAGTCAGTGGCTGTTCTCACAGCTGGAATATTGGTTGAGAGGGAGTAGGACTTCTtgatggggagaggagaggttGGGAAACAATTTGATCTATTTCGGTCCGTAGATGTTTGAGAAACTTATGCTAGGAATTCTGGTTTgcagagtcaaaaaaaaaaaaaaaaaaagctagcgaAGTTTTTAAAGTGAAAGCTACCCGAGTCACGTATCATCTGAGGGCTGCTCATGCAGAAGGTCTGATCTCTTCGACATCAGAGGGGAAGTACAGGTTCCTCCCAATTCCAGAGCCTCTGTCCTACGTCACCTATACCGAGCAATCAGAGCCTGAGTGAGCCACCTGGGGTCAGCGGTGGGGCCGGGTGAAGCCTCGGTGTCTGATGGGTTTGGTCTTGAAAGGCAGTGGGGCCAGCATGGGCTCCTGGGAACAATGTCACCTGAGGGGTTGGCAAGTCTGAGGCGCgggaggcagagcagagcctCCAGAGATCGTGCACCTGTGCTTCCTGTGCTGAATGCCACCAGAAGGGGTCGTGAGCTCTGAGGTGTCTGGATTTGGCCCTTTGGCAGCatttggggtggtggtggctggTGGCGGAGGCGAGAGGAATTGGAGGGCCAGGCCAGTTAGCAGGATGGGAAGCTCCAGGAGGCGGGAATGAATGGGCGGCAGGAAGCCCGTCTGAGCCCGAGCCAGGCCCTGCAGCCTCTGCCCTTGGATGTCACCTACCCTTCCAGTGTGCTGTGGACAGAACTGCTGCGGGCACTGCCCACCCGCGGTCCCCATTCCCCCAACTGTGACTCCAGGGCTCCTCCGCCTGTACCTCTGCCTCTGCTCTCGTCCCACGGCCCTTTCTCAACGCTGCAGCTCAGAGCTCTTTGCAAAGTAGCTCGGGGTCACAGTGAGGGTAAGGTCCCGTTGCCCTCACCTGGAGCAGCAGCCAcgccagaccccactctgctcccgcTCCTGAGGCGGGAGCCACCGAACGCTGTGGGCTGTCTGACCACGTGCCGCTGCTCCCCCAGACCCCGACCGTTGGAACCATTCCCTTCCTTGACCTCACTGTTCGCTATGACTTCCGGACTCTGCATCTACTAAGTCCCAGGGAAATGGAGGGTCCTGTCTGTTCTCTCTGGGGAACACAGTGCCCACCCGGCACAGCGCAGGGTATACACAGCAGGTGGCTGTTTTACAGCTCATGGGTGAACGGGTGGAGTGTCTTGTTTTCGCATTTTAGGGTGTTGGAGAATGTTTTCAGGTGAAAGAAGGGCACAAGAGAAATGTGGATGAGGAAAGCATGGGAAAGTGAAGGGTCACGGGGACACCCATCCTTGTGGGCAGGGTGGACACCGTCAGGGGGAGCTATGAGGGAGGTGTGCCGGGGAAACGGCGCCACTGAGATCTGACCCCACACCATCATCTCCGTGTGTTCGTATCGCTTTCCTTGACTGAATGAGTCTGGGAACAAAAGTCACTCATCTGTTCACGTCCAACTTGTAGAAATACTATCTTACTTCCATCGAATTTGACAAAAGTAACAATCCTGCCCAGGGACAGGAGGACATTAACACTCACGCCTGGCCAAGCACCCCAGAGGCACTCATGTGGGGCCGGAAGGTGCACAGTTCGGTTCCCAGCTGCACACACAACCCTCGGAGCTTCCGGGAGTCACAGGAAATTTGACTCACATCCTGGGGTTGCCAGCTTTTTGTATTAAGGCCACCCCTGGCGTGCTGAGTAGAAGGCAAAATTCTCCCAGCATAGGGGCCTCTGCATGGCTCAGCTAagtgacccactcttgattttggctcaggtcatgatctcgtggttcgtgggttcaagccccacgtggggctctgtgctgacagcgtggagcctgtttgggattctactaagtaaaaacttaaaaaaaaattctcccagcTTAGATACAGTTCAGGGCCCATGTTGGCTGAGGCCAACTCTGGGCCTGGTTCCCAGAGCTCTCGGAGGCCTGCCCTCTCCCATCATGGCCACTTAGGGGTTTATGGCTGCCTTGGTCTGTTGCTGCTGTAAACAAACCCACCGTCCCCCTGGGAAGGACAATGGTGCCCTCAGTGGTCTCTGCCAACCCCAGCTGTTTGGGAGACCTGCGCTGGAGGCTGAGCCCCGGGACCACAAGACTCGGGAGCAAAAACAGCTTTATTCAGATCTGTGGTCAGTTACaaacttggtttgttttttggtcacAGGCCCCAGAATGCCATTATTCTGAGTTcacatcaaaatacaaagctcAACATTTAGTttggaaacttgaaaaaaacccaaaacacccaaAACAAAGGTTTGGTTTCAAATCGTCGTTGAGATGTTCTCTCTGGTGCGTCCCCTGTAAGATGAATGCATGTGCTTGAGACCCTGTGGGGATGACTTTCGACAGAGAACATGAAATTGTTGTGTAGTATGAACATTCACATGTCATCAAAAAGTTAGTGTCTTTGCACTCGATTTTACCGGAGGTACCAACAATGCCTTTGACCATCTTTGGTTGCAGCACCAGACGATGCCCAACTCCCATGGCCCAGCCACATCCCCTCTGCCCATGGGACAGGCGAGCCTGTCCCGGGTGAGGCAGTGACGCTGGGCTGCCACCAAGCAACGTGCTTAATGGCTTGGGGGCCAGGAGGGAGCCGGAGGTGAAGCACTGTCCCACTGAGCATCTGTGCTCCTGGAGGATCTTTTCTTCTAGAAAGTGGAGCTGTAGGGCCCAGCCCCAGAATTGCTGGCAATGCGTGAAGAATGACCCTCACTTTGCCAAATGCGATGGCAAAATCTAGGTTTAAAGTTAGGAATCAGAGAACCATCCTCTAACTTTCTCAGGAACCTCTAGGGTTTTGGAATCTTCTCTGGAACCAGACACTGAGGGACCGTCCCGCTGtcggcagggagaggagaggcacGCCACCTTGCCAACCTTAAGGATGGCGAGGCCCCTCCTGGGCAGCACTGCCTCCCAGGCCTCACACAGCTAGACCCTGGGGCGTCAGGTTGGAGAAAGGCCTGGAGGCCCATTTCACTGCAGGGCCTGTGgctgagggaagcagggaggaccGAGTGGCTGGGTCCGGCCCCGTCCTGTGACACTAACAGGCCCTTTGATGTCACTCCCTTCCTTGCCAAGCCTGGACCACACCCTTCCGGTTTCATCTCCTCTTACGCGTCGCATGGCTCCGTGGCTGCAGGAAAGTGGCCCCCTAGCTCGGAGGTGGCCTCTCAGGCTCGAGGGAGAGGCTGTGTGGCCCTCTTGCTGGCGGCCCTGCATCGGCACCCGGCCTGAGGTCAGAGATGGTGCAGCTTGCTGCGCTCGGTGAGCAGCGTCATGGCCACAGCGTAGAGGAGGTAGCCCAGCACGAGGAGCAGGGCGCAAGGGAGGGGCCCAATACAGAACAGGGAGGCCACGAAGAAGGCCAGAAGCAGCGAGAGCAGCGTCCGGTAGCTGCCCAGGAAGCGCAGGCTGAGCCGAGGGCCCCGGGGACGGCGGGCCGCACACCCTCGTGCCACCGGGCTCAGCAGGTGCCTGTCCGCCAGCCCAGGCTCCGTGAGGTGGTATCGACAAAAGCTGCCGAGGAAGTCGGCACGGGAACACAGGGCTGCCATCGGGCCTGCAAactgggcagagacagaggcacagggaGTGGGCGCGGGCAGGGCCGCACGCTGCCCCGGCCTCTCCCTGAGGGTGGCAGGACCAGAGGCGGGGGCGGCCCTCCCGCGTGCACTCACCCTGCGGTTGATGGCGGAGGACAGCCGGAAGAGCACGCGGACCAGGCTGGCGATCTCATAGCTCCGGATGGGCTGCAGCTCTGAGTCACCCTGGTACTCGATGTCAAACCTTCGCAGCCCATTGATGATCTAGAAGCAGCAAAGGAGGCGAGCCCCGGGTGAAACCTGGGCCGCGCGAGCAGCCCTGCAAACACACCTCTGCGACGCCTCCCAAGTGCGGTCTCCGCTGCCGGGCCTGCCGGGGCAACAGGGCTCGGAGGCTCGGCCAGCGGGAGCCACGGCCACGCCGCCAGGAGAGCGGAGCCCTCCGGGGTGTGGCCCTTACCTGGTACCGGCCCAGGGGCGTGAGGATGAGCCCGTCCTCCCCCACGACGCAGTCTGGGAGCTGCTTCTTCCCATTCTCATCTTGAGTTGTCCCCAAGGCAAGCGTGAGCTGGGTGAGCTGAGCCTCGCTGAGCTGTGAGGGAGGAAGCCCCGTGAGGAGGCAGTGCCGCTTCCTGCTACCTGCCTTCACTCTCGGGGTGAAGGGAGGAGACTGGCCCCCCTGGGCCTCTAACGGCTACAGCAAGGGGACCCAGACGTGACATTGTGGGCACGGGCTGTATCTCCCACGGGCTGGGCAGGGGATGAGGGCCGCGGGACCGAACGCCAGGAAGGGGACAGCTCCCCCGGCTCGTACTCGGAACATCTGGCACAGGTACTCCAGGGCCTTCTCCAGGTACTCGTCTGTCTTGCGGACACTGTCCTGCCCCATCTCGTCCAGGTCGTTGGCTGCGTAGGAGCCGTTCGCGTCTGTGGAGCAGAAGCCCAGCCACGACAGAAAGGGGCGGCCGGCCGTGCTCTCCCCGCACTGGTCAGAGATGGACTTGGCAGTCTGCTTGGCCTGCGTGATGAGCTGAGCCAGGCGCAAGACCTGCGGGGCATGGGGGCAGGTCAGCCAGCTCGGGTGGTGCCACCGGACGCCACCCAGCCACCAACAGGCTGGCAGGCAGACCTGGGGGCCCCCAGCAggccaggaggaggccagggTCTTTCAAGACTAAGACGTGCATATtctacatttgtgtgtgtgtgtgtgtgtgtgtttatttcctttggagagacacagaggcagactgtgagcagggaaggggcagagagagagggagacacagaatccaaagcaggctccgggctccagttgtcagcacagagcccgatgtggggctcgaactcaggagccctgagatcatgacctgaatgaaccaaagtcagacacttaactcactgagccaccaggtgcccccaagacgCCCATATTCTAAATGTGAAAACTTTCTAGCAAGTGCTGCCTTTATCATCAGAAAAAACGTAGACcgcactgaaaaaagaaaaaaagccaaggtACAGCAGCGTCCACCAACACCCAACCTTCCTCCTTCCGTACAACACGTGTGCTCTCCCTGGCCCTGCTGTTGCCACGGCTTCGGGACGGCCGTGCGGCCTGGGGGAGCCCCAACTCACCAGCGTCCGGACCTCGGGCCCAAACATTGGGGTGTACTTGCAGTCCTGGCCCTCCAGGCTGTAAACGTGGCTCTTCACCTTGAAGGAGGCGTCTGTGACGGCTGGGGGCCACGAGGACAGGAAGCTGCCGGTGAAAGTGGGAGCTGTGAAGAGTCGGTGCTGGCGGTGTGGGATGACGAGTTCTGGCTCCAGGAACAGCTGTTCCCCTGGAAAGCAGAACCCGACTCTGGCTTCAGCTTCCATGGCACCAAACAGCCAGCAGCCGCTGGCTGGCTTCCTGGGTGCCACTGAGGCTTCCGAGGGATAGGGACCGAGTGGCACAGGGGCCCAACTCCTAATGTTCCTGGAGCCCCCACCAGTCTCAACAGGAAGGCCGACATgcacaaaagaaaaccagagaagctAACACCCGATAAAGCCATCTAAGACACGACACGGGCCAAGACTGCTTTCTGATGCCACCAAGAGTCACCAGGGAGACACAGCTCTGAGCTCTGCTTCCCCCGCCCAGCACCCCCGCAGCTCCTGCCCGGCACGCGTGCCACAGGGAAGGCAGGATGCCGCTAGGCTCCGACGTCCACCCTGCCACCGTGTACCAGGAGTCCCCGTGGCACCTCTGCCAGCCCACCCCGAGCCCATGAGGCACATGCAGGGTCCGTGGGTCCCTCTCTAAGTGCTGCTTCCCTCTGGCTAAGGGCTTACCTTTCTGGATCATTTCAGCCAGGTTGGGCTGGGCAAAGACTTTGGCCACTCGGAATACCATGAGCGCGTTCTTGGGGCTGACCAGGTCGGTGCGGAGCGCGCGGCTCAGGAAGCCCACAAAAAGCTTGGTGTACATCAGCAGATTCTCCTGCACAAAGGGTGCCCTGGGGACCAGGCAGTGCATCAGGGCCCAGAACTCCCACTGGAGGCAGGACTACACCAGTCTATGCCCCCGCCTCACTAGCGCTCTCTTCCTTGGGTTCCAGGTTCTCCCCTGCCACGACCTCATCGTGGCTGAGGGAccaggggtgggggcaagggaggaggcacaagggaggcagggaagaccTAGGCCTCCTATAGACGGCACAATCCTCTGTAGGGTGCGGCCCTTCCCGAGAGGGCCAAAGCCTCCGCAGCAGAGGCTGGCCTGGGCACCAGAAGGAGCACAAGGAAGGCAGTCGTGGAGAGGAGGCGCTGGCGGAGGCTGGGGGGTTGGccgtgagggggggaggggaggcggtgGTGGCTGCTATGCAGAACGCTAGTAAAGACGGGTCGAGGGGTGCTTGGGGGCGAGTGCAAACATACATCTGAGGGGAGACAGTCAACGGCAAGGGGACAGCACAGAGGAGTCACCAGCTGTTTCTGTGGGAGATCAAGCCCAGGGCCCAGACAACAAAGCACAGTCAAGGAGGGAGGGGCCTGTGCCCCACCTGGAAGCAGGTCCCCCTAGGGAGGACAACGGGCCGGGGCTCACCATCTCTCCGACACACACCGGGCCTGGCAGTCGctgctctgagcctgcttctcAGGTGCGTACCTCCAGGGTTGTAGGTAGCTCAGCCACATCTCCAGGACCTGGTGGGACACGTGTGCCCTGAGGGCCTGGAGGCTGGCATTCTGctgggctgtggggctggggcttTGGTCCAGATCCTTGGGTGGCCTGGAGCTCGGCTCCCGGCAGGCAGCTCAGGCGAGGAGGGGGTGACCTAACCGTGGGGCTTCGGTTCTCCTGGAGGCGTTACCACGTTCTCTTCCCACCCGCCACTCcgagagggagcaggagggaacTCCGCATCCCCtatgatgtttcttttttcatctttacttttttttattttatttatttatttttttaattttttttttttttccaacgttttttatttatttttgggacagagagagacagacagagcatgaacgggggaggtgcagagagagggagacacagaatcggaaacaggctccaggctccgagccatcagcccagagcccgacgcggggctcgaactcacggactgcgagatcgtgacctggctgaagtcggacgcttaaccgactgcgccacccaggcgcccctttttcatctttaattaaaatgatttttttaatctgcagatagctgacacacaacgttacattagttttaaCCTTTGTGCCAGCCCTTCGGAAGCGAGTGTGGAACGTGTGGAACACAGGAGTGCTTTCCCCAGCTGAGGGAGCCTGTGCGGCTCAGTGGGGCTGGGAACCCACCCAGCGTGGACCCACTGGGTTCCAGGTCAGGGCAGACAGCTTTTCTGTACCTGGGGGTTGGCTCTGAAAACTCAAATGAGCAGAACAATGTGACCCACCAATGTGACCCTCTGCGGCAATAGCTGATTCCTTCCTGCATCCGCCCCACGGGACCTCCCTCATCAAGCACAGAGGgcaaagacaaagaaagcaagATGGGGCTGACACTCACAGCTCTGAAGGACGCATCCAGGGGCCAGTGGCCAAAGCAGTGCTGCAGGAAAAGGTAGAGTTTCTGCTGGACAAACCTCGGGACGGCggccctgcaggggaggggaggtgaggagagggTCCCCTCATAGGTGAGCCAAGTGGCTCCCGGTTCCAAGGGCCAGCTCTGCCGGGGTGAACACTGGGCACCCCTGAAGGTAAGGCCTCCTATTTTGGGCCCCATTTTTCACAAAGAAACCAAAGTTCAGAGAGATTAGGGAATgtcccaaggacacacagcacaCAAGCGGTTGACCTAGTATGGCTCCTGTGACCACCTCTGCTTGGGTCACCACACACAAGTCACCTGCTCTGCTGGACCCAGTTGGCCTAGGAGTCAGGCCACCATCCTGGCCCTTTTGACAGAAGGACTGgcggagcagagaggaagaggagggggagggtgcaGCATAGAGCTCAGTCTCCCATGACAAATGAGCCACTTTGCAGTGAAGGCACTCCCAGCCCATCGGCTTTCCTGGGCATTCGGAGTGTGGTCAATGTAGATCTTCCACTCTGCCCACACTGGGGAGGGGACAAGACAGGGCAACAAGATGGGGCCTCTTTCTGGCCAGCCTGGCTCTTTCTACTGAAGACGGCAGGCCTGGAAGGAAAGGCCGTGGCAGCCAGGCAGCCCCCACCCGCCTGTGGAGCCAGAGGAGGGGTCGGGAAACAGACCCAGGAGGGGTCAAGGTGAtttcccacctgccccaccctgcGGACGCCTCACAGGCCGACCCCATGCCCTAAGGATAGGTTACTGTGGGCAACAAGTATGTGCAGTAGGAGGCAGTGGCAGCCAGGGACACGGGAGCCCTGTGCATGCCCTGTACCCACCGTTTGAACTCCTCCAGGGGACTGGTGGCGTGAgagtgggtggagggagagacCTGCTCAGGCTTCAGGCTGTTGGAAAAGGCGTGCAGATGCTTTAGCAGCAGGCGCACCACCAACACGTGCTCCTCCGTGGGTGTGAACGACTCCTGAGGTTGAGGGGGAGCTGTGTCAGGACCCAGACTGGTCCCAGGGTGGGGCCCCCAGGCCTGGCCATGTATGTCCCGCCCAGGACCACTTCTCCCCGACAGGATGTGTGGGCCACCCACAGGGCCCTCCCTGGGCCTGGCACGCAGCAGATAGGCCTCGCATGCCAGCTCTGAGACCTGCTAAGAGCACGCAAGACAGGGCGGGACGGCTTTGCTAAAGCAGACCTGAATGCTTCCCTGTGTGCTTCCAACCCCTTCTTTTACCCTCTGTGGTTGACTCGGGTCATTGCTGCCCGGCCAAGTCCTCAGGGGTCCCCCCCAACTCCTGGCCAgccagaggaggagcagggggcgAGGCAGGCCAGTATCCCACCCTGGATCCGGACTCAGggtctcctgcctgcctcccaggtATATAAAGACAGCTCGCTGGGGCCCATGGCTTCCCTTTTCAGGGAGAAACACTCCCAAATTCCTTCTCCTGCTGTAACCCTCACCCTTCCATCCACTTCCTGTCCTGGACACAGCCAGCTGGGGGCTTGGCGCAGGGTGGCCCTTCCTCCATTGCTAACAGCCCTGCCGTCAGCACAAGACAA
This DNA window, taken from Neofelis nebulosa isolate mNeoNeb1 chromosome 11, mNeoNeb1.pri, whole genome shotgun sequence, encodes the following:
- the LOC131490498 gene encoding sphingomyelin phosphodiesterase 4 isoform X5, translating into MMKLVYKLQAEDYKFDFPVSYLPGPVKASIQERVLPDSPLYHNKVQFPPTGGLGLNLALNPFEYYMFFFALSLITQKPLPGTLHIRTSDCAYFILVDRYLSWFLPTEGSVLPALSSSPGGPNPSPAPRTPTMPFASYGLHHTSLLKRHISHQTSVNADPASHEIWRSETLLQVFVEMWLHHYSLEMYQKMQSPHAKLEVLHYRLSVSSALHSPAQPSLQALHAYQESFTPTEEHVLVVRLLLKHLHAFSNSLKPEQVSPSTHSHATSPLEEFKRAAVPRFVQQKLYLFLQHCFGHWPLDASFRAVLEMWLSYLQPWRYAPEKQAQSSDCQARCVSERWAPFVQENLLMYTKLFVGFLSRALRTDLVSPKNALMVFRVAKVFAQPNLAEMIQKGEQLFLEPELVIPHRQHRLFTAPTFTGSFLSSWPPAVTDASFKVKSHVYSLEGQDCKYTPMFGPEVRTLVLRLAQLITQAKQTAKSISDQCGESTAGRPFLSWLGFCSTDANGSYAANDLDEMGQDSVRKTDEYLEKALEYLCQMFRLSEAQLTQLTLALGTTQDENGKKQLPDCVVGEDGLILTPLGRYQIINGLRRFDIEYQGDSELQPIRSYEIASLVRVLFRLSSAINRRFAGPMAALCSRADFLGSFCRYHLTEPGLADRHLLSPVARGCAARRPRGPRLSLRFLGSYRTLLSLLLAFFVASLFCIGPLPCALLLVLGYLLYAVAMTLLTERSKLHHL
- the LOC131490498 gene encoding sphingomyelin phosphodiesterase 4 isoform X3, whose amino-acid sequence is MTTFRRRVAEWRPPSLRRATLWVPQWFPQVAVFNVPQEAAMAFPHLQQPSFLLASLKADSVNKPFAQRCQDLAKVIEDFPAKELHAIFPWLVESIFGSLDGVLVGWNLRCLQGRVSPVEYSIAMEFLDPGGPMMKLVYKLQAEDYKFDFPVSYLPGPVKASIQERVLPDSPLYHNKVQFPPTGGLGLNLALNPFEYYMFFFALSLITQKPLPGTLHIRTSDCAYFILVDRYLSWFLPTEGSVLPALSSSPGGPNPSPAPRTPTMPFASYGLHHTSLLKRHISHQTSVNADPASHEIWRSETLLQVFVEMWLHHYSLEMYQKMQSPHAKESFTPTEEHVLVVRLLLKHLHAFSNSLKPEQVSPSTHSHATSPLEEFKRAAVPRFVQQKLYLFLQHCFGHWPLDASFRAVLEMWLSYLQPWRYAPEKQAQSSDCQARCVSERWAPFVQENLLMYTKLFVGFLSRALRTDLVSPKNALMVFRVAKVFAQPNLAEMIQKGEQLFLEPELVIPHRQHRLFTAPTFTGSFLSSWPPAVTDASFKVKSHVYSLEGQDCKYTPMFGPEVRTLVLRLAQLITQAKQTAKSISDQCGESTAGRPFLSWLGFCSTDANGSYAANDLDEMGQDSVRKTDEYLEKALEYLCQMFRLSEAQLTQLTLALGTTQDENGKKQLPDCVVGEDGLILTPLGRYQIINGLRRFDIEYQGDSELQPIRSYEIASLVRVLFRLSSAINRRFAGPMAALCSRADFLGSFCRYHLTEPGLADRHLLSPVARGCAARRPRGPRLSLRFLGSYRTLLSLLLAFFVASLFCIGPLPCALLLVLGYLLYAVAMTLLTERSKLHHL
- the LOC131490498 gene encoding sphingomyelin phosphodiesterase 4 isoform X1; translation: MTTFRRRVAEWRPPSLRRATLWVPQWFPQVAVFNVPQEAAMAFPHLQQPSFLLASLKADSVNKPFAQRCQDLAKVIEDFPAKELHAIFPWLVESIFGSLDGVLVGWNLRCLQGRVSPVEYSIAMEFLDPGGPMMKLVYKLQAEDYKFDFPVSYLPGPVKASIQERVLPDSPLYHNKVQFPPTGGLGLNLALNPFEYYMFFFALSLITQKPLPGTLHIRTSDCAYFILVDRYLSWFLPTEGSVLPALSSSPGGPNPSPAPRTPTMPFASYGLHHTSLLKRHISHQTSVNADPASHEIWRSETLLQVFVEMWLHHYSLEMYQKMQSPHAKLEVLHYRLSVSSALHSPAQPSLQALHAYQESFTPTEEHVLVVRLLLKHLHAFSNSLKPEQVSPSTHSHATSPLEEFKRAAVPRFVQQKLYLFLQHCFGHWPLDASFRAVLEMWLSYLQPWRYAPEKQAQSSDCQARCVSERWAPFVQENLLMYTKLFVGFLSRALRTDLVSPKNALMVFRVAKVFAQPNLAEMIQKGEQLFLEPELVIPHRQHRLFTAPTFTGSFLSSWPPAVTDASFKVKSHVYSLEGQDCKYTPMFGPEVRTLVLRLAQLITQAKQTAKSISDQCGESTAGRPFLSWLGFCSTDANGSYAANDLDEMGQDSVRKTDEYLEKALEYLCQMFRLSEAQLTQLTLALGTTQDENGKKQLPDCVVGEDGLILTPLGRYQIINGLRRFDIEYQGDSELQPIRSYEIASLVRVLFRLSSAINRRFAGPMAALCSRADFLGSFCRYHLTEPGLADRHLLSPVARGCAARRPRGPRLSLRFLGSYRTLLSLLLAFFVASLFCIGPLPCALLLVLGYLLYAVAMTLLTERSKLHHL
- the LOC131490498 gene encoding sphingomyelin phosphodiesterase 4 isoform X2; this translates as MPSSWAAHSCHLLARLAHPVLWFPQVAVFNVPQEAAMAFPHLQQPSFLLASLKADSVNKPFAQRCQDLAKVIEDFPAKELHAIFPWLVESIFGSLDGVLVGWNLRCLQGRVSPVEYSIAMEFLDPGGPMMKLVYKLQAEDYKFDFPVSYLPGPVKASIQERVLPDSPLYHNKVQFPPTGGLGLNLALNPFEYYMFFFALSLITQKPLPGTLHIRTSDCAYFILVDRYLSWFLPTEGSVLPALSSSPGGPNPSPAPRTPTMPFASYGLHHTSLLKRHISHQTSVNADPASHEIWRSETLLQVFVEMWLHHYSLEMYQKMQSPHAKLEVLHYRLSVSSALHSPAQPSLQALHAYQESFTPTEEHVLVVRLLLKHLHAFSNSLKPEQVSPSTHSHATSPLEEFKRAAVPRFVQQKLYLFLQHCFGHWPLDASFRAVLEMWLSYLQPWRYAPEKQAQSSDCQARCVSERWAPFVQENLLMYTKLFVGFLSRALRTDLVSPKNALMVFRVAKVFAQPNLAEMIQKGEQLFLEPELVIPHRQHRLFTAPTFTGSFLSSWPPAVTDASFKVKSHVYSLEGQDCKYTPMFGPEVRTLVLRLAQLITQAKQTAKSISDQCGESTAGRPFLSWLGFCSTDANGSYAANDLDEMGQDSVRKTDEYLEKALEYLCQMFRLSEAQLTQLTLALGTTQDENGKKQLPDCVVGEDGLILTPLGRYQIINGLRRFDIEYQGDSELQPIRSYEIASLVRVLFRLSSAINRRFAGPMAALCSRADFLGSFCRYHLTEPGLADRHLLSPVARGCAARRPRGPRLSLRFLGSYRTLLSLLLAFFVASLFCIGPLPCALLLVLGYLLYAVAMTLLTERSKLHHL
- the LOC131490498 gene encoding sphingomyelin phosphodiesterase 4 isoform X4, with translation MAFPHLQQPSFLLASLKADSVNKPFAQRCQDLAKVIEDFPAKELHAIFPWLVESIFGSLDGVLVGWNLRCLQGRVSPVEYSIAMEFLDPGGPMMKLVYKLQAEDYKFDFPVSYLPGPVKASIQERVLPDSPLYHNKVQFPPTGGLGLNLALNPFEYYMFFFALSLITQKPLPGTLHIRTSDCAYFILVDRYLSWFLPTEGSVLPALSSSPGGPNPSPAPRTPTMPFASYGLHHTSLLKRHISHQTSVNADPASHEIWRSETLLQVFVEMWLHHYSLEMYQKMQSPHAKLEVLHYRLSVSSALHSPAQPSLQALHAYQESFTPTEEHVLVVRLLLKHLHAFSNSLKPEQVSPSTHSHATSPLEEFKRAAVPRFVQQKLYLFLQHCFGHWPLDASFRAVLEMWLSYLQPWRYAPEKQAQSSDCQARCVSERWAPFVQENLLMYTKLFVGFLSRALRTDLVSPKNALMVFRVAKVFAQPNLAEMIQKGEQLFLEPELVIPHRQHRLFTAPTFTGSFLSSWPPAVTDASFKVKSHVYSLEGQDCKYTPMFGPEVRTLVLRLAQLITQAKQTAKSISDQCGESTAGRPFLSWLGFCSTDANGSYAANDLDEMGQDSVRKTDEYLEKALEYLCQMFRLSEAQLTQLTLALGTTQDENGKKQLPDCVVGEDGLILTPLGRYQIINGLRRFDIEYQGDSELQPIRSYEIASLVRVLFRLSSAINRRFAGPMAALCSRADFLGSFCRYHLTEPGLADRHLLSPVARGCAARRPRGPRLSLRFLGSYRTLLSLLLAFFVASLFCIGPLPCALLLVLGYLLYAVAMTLLTERSKLHHL